The following proteins come from a genomic window of Microbacterium lemovicicum:
- the argC gene encoding N-acetyl-gamma-glutamyl-phosphate reductase encodes MTYSVAVSGASGYAGGEILRILAAHPDIEIRTVTAHSNAGQPLVAHQPHLRSLRHLELQETTPEVLSGHDIVFLALPHGQSGQYTDALTDTALVIDAGADHRLETVADWDRFYGGSFHEPWVYGVPELPVGGGVQRERLVGASRIAAPGCNASTVSLSLAPGVAAGVIDAGDIVAVLAVGPSGAGKSLKPTLLASEILGSANPYAVGGTHRHIPEIRQALRAARAAGVPDAPIRISFTPVIVPMSRGILATSSAPLVEGVSDADVRAAWESAYGDETFVQLLPAGEFPRTADVLGANTALMGIAIDRDAGRVVVVTAVDNLAKGTAGAAVQSMNIALGLPEDRALTVNGVAP; translated from the coding sequence ATGACCTATTCGGTCGCCGTCTCCGGCGCCTCCGGCTACGCCGGCGGTGAGATCCTGCGCATCCTCGCCGCGCACCCCGACATCGAGATCCGCACCGTCACGGCGCACTCCAACGCGGGTCAGCCGCTCGTCGCCCACCAGCCGCACCTGCGGTCGCTGCGTCACCTCGAGCTGCAGGAGACCACCCCCGAGGTGCTCTCCGGCCACGACATCGTCTTCCTCGCCCTCCCGCACGGGCAGTCCGGCCAGTACACCGACGCGCTCACCGACACGGCGCTCGTCATCGACGCGGGCGCCGACCACCGGCTCGAGACCGTGGCGGACTGGGACCGCTTCTACGGCGGCTCCTTCCACGAGCCGTGGGTGTACGGCGTGCCCGAGCTGCCCGTCGGCGGCGGAGTCCAGCGCGAACGGCTGGTCGGGGCATCCCGCATCGCCGCCCCCGGCTGCAACGCCAGCACCGTCAGCCTCAGCCTCGCGCCCGGAGTGGCCGCCGGCGTCATCGACGCCGGCGACATCGTCGCCGTCCTCGCGGTCGGGCCGAGCGGCGCGGGCAAGAGCCTCAAGCCCACCCTGCTGGCGAGCGAGATCCTCGGCTCGGCCAACCCCTACGCCGTCGGCGGCACGCACCGGCACATCCCCGAGATCCGCCAGGCGCTGCGCGCGGCGCGTGCCGCGGGAGTGCCCGACGCGCCGATCCGCATCTCCTTCACGCCCGTCATCGTGCCCATGTCCCGCGGCATCCTGGCCACCTCCAGCGCCCCGCTCGTCGAGGGCGTCTCCGACGCGGACGTCCGCGCCGCATGGGAGTCGGCCTACGGCGACGAGACCTTCGTGCAGCTGCTGCCCGCGGGGGAGTTCCCCCGCACCGCCGACGTCCTCGGCGCGAACACCGCGCTCATGGGCATCGCGATCGACCGCGACGCCGGGCGCGTCGTGGTCGTCACCGCCGTCGACAACCTCGCCAAGGGCACCGCGGGAGCCGCCGTCCAGTCCATGAACATCGCGCTCGGCCTGCCCGAGGACCGCGCCCTCACCGTGAACGGAGTCGCGCCGTGA
- the argJ gene encoding bifunctional glutamate N-acetyltransferase/amino-acid acetyltransferase ArgJ has product MSVTAPQGFEAAGVVAGLKSTGKPDLAVVVNRGPLKVGAAVFTSNRAKANPIIWSQQAIQDGVVEAIVLNSGGANCFTGSFGFQTTHQTAEKAAELLGVSAGDIQVCSTGLIGVGDETFRANVLSGTEKAIAALGSDGGADASLAIMTTDSRPKRVVLERDGWVIGGMAKGAGMLAPGLATMLVVITTDVVLTPQQADEHLRRATRTSFDRLDSDGCMSTNDQVTLLASGASGITPDADAFGDALAAVCLDLAEQLQSDAEGASHDISIQVVHAASEEDAVEVGRSVARNNLFKAAIFGNDPNWGRVLAAIGTTDAAFDPYDVDVWMNGVRVCTQGGPDRPREEVDLTPRATDLVIDLRVGEAEATILTNDLTHDYVHENSAYAS; this is encoded by the coding sequence GTGAGCGTCACCGCGCCCCAGGGATTCGAGGCGGCCGGCGTCGTCGCGGGTCTGAAGTCGACCGGCAAGCCGGACCTCGCCGTCGTCGTGAACCGCGGCCCCCTCAAGGTGGGCGCGGCGGTCTTCACGAGCAACCGGGCCAAGGCCAACCCCATCATCTGGTCGCAGCAGGCGATCCAGGACGGGGTGGTCGAGGCGATCGTGCTCAACTCCGGCGGGGCGAACTGCTTCACCGGCAGCTTCGGCTTCCAGACGACGCACCAGACGGCCGAGAAGGCCGCCGAGCTGCTCGGAGTGAGCGCCGGTGACATCCAGGTCTGCTCGACCGGCCTCATCGGCGTGGGCGACGAGACGTTCCGCGCGAACGTGCTCTCCGGCACCGAGAAGGCGATCGCGGCGCTCGGCTCCGACGGCGGCGCCGACGCGTCCCTGGCCATCATGACGACCGACTCGCGGCCGAAGCGGGTGGTGCTCGAGCGCGACGGCTGGGTCATCGGCGGGATGGCGAAGGGCGCCGGGATGCTGGCCCCCGGCCTCGCGACGATGCTCGTGGTCATCACCACCGATGTGGTGCTCACCCCGCAGCAGGCCGACGAGCACCTCCGCCGCGCGACGCGGACGAGCTTCGACCGTCTCGACTCGGACGGCTGCATGTCGACCAACGACCAGGTGACGCTGCTGGCCAGCGGCGCCAGCGGCATCACCCCCGACGCCGACGCCTTCGGCGACGCGCTCGCCGCGGTGTGCCTCGACCTCGCCGAGCAGCTCCAGTCCGACGCCGAGGGGGCGAGCCACGACATCTCCATCCAGGTCGTGCACGCGGCATCCGAGGAGGACGCCGTGGAGGTGGGGCGCTCGGTCGCCCGCAACAACCTCTTCAAGGCGGCGATCTTCGGCAACGACCCCAACTGGGGGCGGGTGCTCGCCGCGATCGGCACGACCGACGCGGCCTTCGACCCCTACGACGTCGACGTCTGGATGAACGGCGTGCGCGTCTGCACTCAGGGCGGCCCCGACCGGCCCCGCGAAGAGGTCGACCTGACGCCTCGCGCCACCGACCTCGTCATCGACCTGCGGGTCGGCGAGGCCGAGGCCACGATCCTCACCAACGACCTCACCCACGACTACGTCCACGAGAACAGCGCGTACGCCTCATGA
- the argB gene encoding acetylglutamate kinase, translated as MTGIDLQDTDPAEASVKAAAMIESLPWLRQFRDRVVVVKYGGNAMISDELQEAFAADIAYLRYVGVKPVVVHGGGPQISSMLDRLAIPSEFKGGYRVTSTEAISVVRMVLTGQINPQLVAKINAHGPLATGLSGEDAGLFGGRRRGVVIEGVEHDLGRVGDVTEVDPQPILDQLDAGRIPVVSSIAPDLDHPGSSLNVNADAAAAALAVALGAAKLVVLTDVAGLYADWPNRDSLVSHLTSTELRAMLPTLESGMIPKMQACLDAVEGGVETAAIIDGRVPHSVLVEIFTSKGIGTEVVRGG; from the coding sequence ATGACCGGCATCGACCTCCAGGACACCGACCCGGCCGAGGCCAGCGTCAAGGCCGCCGCGATGATCGAGTCGCTGCCGTGGCTGCGGCAGTTCCGCGACCGTGTCGTCGTCGTCAAGTACGGCGGCAACGCGATGATCAGCGACGAGCTGCAGGAGGCGTTCGCCGCCGACATCGCGTACCTGCGCTACGTCGGCGTGAAGCCCGTCGTCGTGCACGGCGGCGGTCCGCAGATCTCGTCCATGCTCGACCGCCTGGCGATCCCGAGCGAATTCAAGGGCGGCTACCGCGTCACGAGCACCGAGGCGATCTCGGTCGTGCGCATGGTGCTCACGGGGCAGATCAATCCGCAGCTCGTCGCGAAGATCAACGCGCACGGACCGCTCGCGACCGGCCTGTCCGGTGAGGACGCCGGCCTCTTCGGCGGGCGCCGCCGGGGCGTGGTCATCGAGGGCGTCGAGCACGACCTGGGCCGCGTCGGCGACGTCACCGAGGTCGATCCGCAGCCGATCCTCGATCAGCTCGACGCCGGGCGCATCCCGGTGGTCTCCAGCATCGCGCCGGATCTCGATCACCCGGGCAGCTCCCTGAACGTGAACGCGGATGCTGCCGCCGCCGCCCTCGCGGTCGCCCTGGGCGCCGCGAAGCTCGTGGTCCTCACCGACGTCGCGGGCCTCTACGCCGACTGGCCGAACCGCGACTCGCTCGTCTCCCACCTGACCTCCACCGAGCTGCGCGCGATGCTGCCGACGCTCGAGTCGGGCATGATCCCGAAGATGCAGGCCTGTCTGGACGCCGTCGAGGGCGGCGTCGAGACCGCGGCGATCATCGACGGGCGGGTGCCGCACTCGGTGCTCGTGGAGATCTTCACCAGCAAGGGAATCGGAACAGAGGTGGTGCGCGGTGGCTGA
- a CDS encoding acetylornithine transaminase — protein MAEQAGPTWQDDAGRDLVRSFGDRMAMFVRGKGARVWDAEGREYLDFLAGIAVNSLGHAHPVFVEALAEQAATLAHVSNYFATPPQLALAGRLKRLAGTGESGRVYFGNSGAEANEAAFKLARLHGAASGRTRILSLKDAFHGRTMGTLALTGKPAMQEPFLPMVPGVEFIDSTIEALEAAIDDRVAALFVEPIKGEAGVMPLPDGYLESARALTERHGALLIIDEIQTGAGRTGEWFGFQHVGITPDAITVAKGIGGGFPIGALITFGAASELFYPGTHGSTFGGNALGTAVAGAVLAEIERADLVANAARRGAQLREGIAAIGSSLVAGCRGQGLLIGVALQHPVAKAVVAAAQEQGLIINAPNDTTIRLVPPLTIGDTEVGEFLRLFAASLASVEDALLLDSAAAPVSGAVPA, from the coding sequence GTGGCTGAACAGGCAGGTCCGACGTGGCAGGACGACGCGGGGCGCGACCTCGTGCGGAGCTTCGGAGACCGCATGGCCATGTTCGTGCGAGGGAAGGGCGCCCGTGTCTGGGACGCCGAGGGACGTGAGTACCTCGATTTCCTGGCGGGGATCGCCGTCAACTCCCTCGGGCACGCCCACCCGGTCTTCGTCGAGGCGCTCGCCGAGCAGGCCGCGACCCTGGCCCACGTGTCGAACTACTTCGCCACGCCGCCCCAGCTCGCGCTGGCCGGCCGGCTGAAGCGCCTGGCGGGCACCGGCGAGAGCGGCCGCGTCTACTTCGGCAACTCCGGCGCCGAGGCCAACGAGGCGGCCTTCAAGCTCGCGCGCCTGCACGGCGCGGCCAGCGGTCGCACCCGCATCCTGTCGCTGAAGGACGCCTTCCACGGCCGCACGATGGGCACGCTCGCCCTCACCGGCAAGCCGGCGATGCAGGAGCCGTTCCTGCCCATGGTGCCGGGCGTCGAGTTCATCGACTCCACGATCGAGGCGCTGGAGGCGGCCATCGACGACCGGGTCGCCGCGCTGTTCGTCGAGCCCATCAAGGGCGAGGCGGGCGTCATGCCCCTGCCCGACGGCTACCTCGAGAGCGCCCGCGCGCTCACCGAGCGCCACGGCGCCCTGCTCATCATCGATGAGATCCAGACGGGCGCCGGGCGCACGGGGGAGTGGTTCGGCTTCCAGCACGTCGGCATCACACCCGACGCGATCACGGTCGCCAAGGGCATCGGCGGCGGTTTCCCGATCGGCGCGCTCATCACCTTCGGCGCGGCGAGCGAGCTGTTCTACCCCGGCACCCACGGCTCGACCTTCGGCGGCAACGCCCTCGGCACCGCGGTGGCCGGCGCCGTCCTCGCCGAGATCGAGCGCGCCGACCTCGTGGCCAACGCCGCGCGACGCGGCGCGCAGCTGCGGGAGGGGATCGCCGCCATCGGGTCGTCGCTGGTGGCCGGATGCCGCGGCCAGGGCCTCCTCATCGGGGTCGCGCTGCAGCATCCCGTCGCCAAGGCCGTCGTGGCGGCGGCCCAGGAGCAGGGGCTCATCATCAACGCGCCGAACGACACGACCATCCGCCTCGTGCCGCCGCTCACGATCGGCGATACCGAGGTCGGGGAGTTCCTCCGTCTCTTCGCCGCATCGCTGGCGTCCGTCGAGGATGCGCTGCTCCTCGACTCGGCCGCGGCACCCGTCTCCGGGGCGGTGCCGGCATGA
- the argF gene encoding ornithine carbamoyltransferase, with product MTRHLLRDDDLTQAEQGEILDLALELKKDRWSDRSLAGPQTVAVIFDKSSTRTRVSFAVGIADLGGSPLIISTANSQLGGKETPADTARVLERQVAAIVWRTYAQAGLEEMARDTRVPVVNALSDDFHPCQLLADLLTIREHKGDLAGLTLAFFGDGRSNMAHSYVLACVTAGMHVRVASPEDYAPREDVIADADRRAAETGGSVTLLTDANEAAAGADVIVTDTWVSMGKEEEKLARLRDLGGYKVTQDTMDLADPGAIFIHCLPADRGYEVDANVIDGPQSVVWDEAENRLHAQKALLVWLLRQR from the coding sequence ATGACCCGTCACCTGCTGCGCGACGACGACCTGACCCAGGCCGAGCAGGGCGAGATCCTCGATCTCGCCCTGGAGCTCAAGAAGGACCGCTGGTCCGACCGCTCCCTGGCGGGCCCGCAGACCGTCGCTGTCATCTTCGACAAGTCCTCCACACGCACCCGCGTCTCCTTCGCGGTGGGGATCGCCGACCTGGGCGGCTCGCCGCTCATCATCTCCACCGCCAACAGTCAGCTCGGCGGCAAGGAGACCCCGGCCGACACCGCCCGTGTGCTCGAGCGCCAGGTCGCCGCCATCGTGTGGCGCACCTACGCGCAGGCCGGGCTCGAGGAGATGGCACGGGACACGCGAGTGCCCGTCGTCAACGCTCTGAGCGATGACTTCCACCCCTGCCAGCTGCTGGCCGATCTGCTCACCATCCGCGAGCACAAGGGCGACCTGGCGGGGCTGACCCTCGCGTTCTTCGGCGACGGCCGCAGCAACATGGCGCACTCCTACGTGCTCGCGTGCGTCACGGCCGGGATGCACGTGCGCGTCGCCTCGCCCGAGGACTACGCCCCGCGCGAAGACGTGATCGCCGATGCCGACCGCCGTGCCGCCGAGACCGGCGGTTCGGTCACGCTCCTGACCGACGCGAACGAGGCGGCCGCCGGCGCCGACGTCATCGTGACCGACACCTGGGTGTCGATGGGCAAGGAGGAGGAGAAGCTCGCGCGCCTCCGCGACCTCGGTGGCTACAAGGTCACCCAGGACACGATGGACCTGGCCGACCCGGGGGCGATCTTCATCCACTGCCTCCCCGCCGACCGCGGGTACGAGGTGGACGCGAACGTCATCGACGGACCGCAGAGCGTCGTGTGGGACGAGGCGGAGAACCGCCTCCACGCCCAGAAGGCTCTGCTGGTCTGGCTGCTGAGGCAGCGCTGA
- a CDS encoding DUF418 domain-containing protein has protein sequence MTALDRAASSPLRRALSANVERLDGSARAGGVDLARGLAVLGMLAAHLLSIPELEAGDPSTWGGIVDGRSSILFATLAGVSLGLATGGRAPRTGPALRVARLRLAVRAGALWVLGVALILTGVPVYVILPAYAILFLLAIPFLRLRAPVLLTVAAASAVGLPFLQPLLESAPAWSTPAGGWVSLLLGWHYPFTVWAAFVLAGLGVARAGIGRLSVQLAMLVAGAVLAAVGYGTAVVLAVPEPVSAVVPALVRTPGEEYAAAVWTAEPHSSGLLEVIGSGGFALAVIGLCLLICRTGVRTILLPLRAVGAMPLTAYTAQLVVWAVWAGNALGDTGDLSGFRQLDPFPVITLATVLGCTLWALLIGRGPLEWVLDRLARLVPSRG, from the coding sequence ATGACGGCACTCGATCGCGCCGCCTCGTCGCCACTGCGGCGCGCGCTCTCGGCCAACGTCGAACGCCTCGACGGCTCCGCCCGCGCCGGCGGAGTGGACCTCGCGCGCGGCCTCGCGGTGCTGGGCATGCTGGCCGCGCACCTGTTGAGCATCCCCGAGCTGGAGGCCGGCGACCCGTCGACCTGGGGCGGGATCGTGGACGGCCGCTCGTCGATCCTGTTCGCCACGCTCGCGGGGGTGTCCCTGGGCCTGGCCACCGGCGGCCGGGCGCCGCGCACGGGCCCGGCGCTGCGTGTCGCACGCCTGCGCCTGGCCGTCCGCGCGGGCGCGCTGTGGGTGCTGGGCGTCGCCCTCATCCTCACCGGCGTCCCCGTGTACGTGATCCTGCCCGCCTACGCGATCCTGTTCCTGCTGGCGATCCCCTTCCTGCGGCTGCGAGCACCCGTGCTGCTGACGGTGGCCGCAGCATCCGCGGTTGGTCTGCCGTTCCTGCAGCCGCTCCTGGAGTCCGCGCCGGCGTGGTCGACCCCCGCGGGCGGATGGGTCTCGCTGCTGCTCGGCTGGCACTACCCCTTCACCGTCTGGGCGGCGTTCGTCCTGGCCGGGCTGGGGGTCGCCCGTGCCGGAATCGGCCGTCTGTCCGTCCAGCTCGCGATGCTGGTCGCCGGAGCGGTCCTGGCCGCGGTGGGATACGGGACGGCTGTCGTGCTCGCCGTGCCCGAGCCCGTCTCCGCGGTCGTCCCCGCCCTCGTGCGCACTCCGGGCGAGGAGTACGCGGCAGCGGTGTGGACCGCGGAACCGCACTCGAGCGGCCTACTGGAGGTGATCGGGTCCGGCGGGTTCGCGCTGGCGGTGATCGGCCTGTGCCTGCTGATCTGCCGGACCGGTGTGCGGACGATCCTGCTCCCGCTGCGCGCCGTGGGCGCGATGCCGCTCACGGCCTACACGGCGCAGCTCGTCGTGTGGGCGGTGTGGGCGGGGAACGCGCTCGGAGACACGGGCGACCTCTCTGGATTCCGCCAGCTCGACCCGTTCCCGGTCATCACGCTCGCGACCGTTCTCGGTTGCACCCTGTGGGCCCTGCTCATCGGCCGGGGACCCCTCGAGTGGGTGCTCGACCGGCTCGCTCGGCTCGTTCCGTCCCGCGGCTAG
- the argH gene encoding argininosuccinate lyase → MSEETNDRTNDGALWGARFASGPSPELAALSRSTHFDWALASYDIAGSHAHAKALAAAGYLTADEEQRMHAGLDALAAAVSDGTLVAGPDDEDVHGALEQALIAEVGPELGGKLRAGRSRNDQIATLVRLHLLDHSRVIARDLLRLVDAIVAQADAHRAAIMPGRTHLQHAQPVLLAHHLQAHAWPLVRDLERLRDWTARAAVSPYGGGALAGSSLGLDPQLVADELGFARPSENSMDGTAARDVVAEFAYIGAQIGVDLSRFAEDVIIWNTREFGFVQLHDAYSTGSSIMPQKKNPDIAELARGKSGRLIGNLTGLLATLKALPLAYNRDLQEDKEPVFDSIVTLEVLLPAFAGMIATLRFDTERMAQLAPQGFSLATDVADWLVRKGRPFREAHEISGALVRFCEERGIELHEADDAALAGISADLTPDVRDVLTIEGSVASRSGVGGTAGVRVDEQRAELVARAQAVTHALGL, encoded by the coding sequence GTGAGCGAAGAGACCAACGACCGCACGAACGACGGCGCCCTCTGGGGCGCCCGATTCGCCTCCGGACCCTCGCCGGAGCTGGCTGCCCTGTCGCGCTCGACGCACTTCGACTGGGCGCTGGCCTCGTACGACATCGCCGGCTCCCACGCCCATGCGAAGGCCCTCGCGGCGGCGGGCTACCTGACCGCTGATGAGGAGCAGCGCATGCACGCGGGTCTCGACGCGCTCGCGGCAGCGGTCTCGGACGGAACGCTCGTCGCCGGTCCCGACGACGAGGACGTGCACGGCGCCCTCGAGCAGGCGCTCATCGCCGAGGTCGGACCCGAGCTCGGCGGCAAGCTGCGCGCGGGTCGCAGCCGCAACGACCAGATCGCGACGCTGGTGCGGCTCCACCTCCTCGACCACTCTCGCGTGATCGCGCGCGACCTCCTGCGGCTGGTCGACGCGATCGTCGCCCAGGCCGACGCGCATCGGGCGGCCATCATGCCCGGCAGGACGCACCTCCAGCACGCCCAGCCGGTGCTCCTCGCGCACCACCTGCAGGCCCACGCATGGCCGCTCGTGCGCGACCTCGAGCGCCTGCGCGACTGGACCGCACGCGCTGCGGTCTCGCCGTACGGCGGGGGAGCGCTCGCGGGATCCTCACTCGGGCTCGACCCGCAGCTCGTCGCCGACGAGCTCGGCTTCGCCCGTCCGTCGGAGAATTCGATGGACGGCACCGCCGCACGCGACGTGGTGGCGGAGTTCGCGTACATCGGCGCGCAGATCGGCGTCGACCTCTCACGGTTCGCCGAGGACGTGATCATCTGGAACACGCGGGAGTTCGGCTTCGTGCAGCTGCACGACGCGTACTCGACCGGGTCGAGCATCATGCCGCAGAAGAAGAACCCCGACATCGCCGAGCTCGCACGCGGCAAGTCCGGGCGCCTCATCGGCAACCTCACCGGACTCCTCGCGACGCTCAAGGCACTGCCCCTGGCCTACAACCGCGACCTTCAGGAGGACAAAGAGCCGGTCTTCGACTCCATCGTCACCCTCGAGGTGCTGCTCCCGGCCTTCGCCGGCATGATCGCGACGCTCCGCTTCGACACGGAGCGGATGGCGCAGCTCGCCCCTCAGGGATTCTCGCTGGCGACCGACGTCGCCGACTGGCTCGTGCGGAAGGGGCGGCCGTTCCGCGAGGCGCACGAGATCTCCGGCGCGCTGGTCCGCTTCTGCGAGGAGCGGGGCATCGAGCTGCACGAGGCGGACGACGCCGCTCTGGCTGGCATCTCGGCAGACCTGACCCCGGATGTGCGCGATGTGCTCACGATCGAGGGCTCCGTGGCGAGCCGCTCAGGGGTCGGCGGCACCGCCGGCGTGCGCGTCGACGAGCAGCGTGCGGAACTGGTGGCGCGAGCGCAGGCGGTCACCCACGCCCTCGGCCTCTGA
- a CDS encoding DNA-binding protein, with protein MFVITADQRDSRTNDDLVPSAVAEVARRAGRRLALAPDRNAGDEVQAATDDGRTALDVALHLVRTGAWSVGIGVGEVQRPLPDDIRAARGPAFIHARDAVDRAKPSQWRLALTAADADAAEADGAEALIRLLLELRERRTGPGWEVADLLSEGMTQKEIAARLGITETAVSLRAKAAGLRAEEAAIPALAAVLDALNRRPGPVRD; from the coding sequence ATGTTCGTCATCACCGCGGATCAGCGCGACAGCCGGACCAACGACGACCTCGTCCCGTCCGCCGTCGCCGAGGTCGCGCGCCGCGCGGGACGCCGGCTCGCGCTCGCTCCGGACCGCAACGCCGGTGACGAGGTGCAGGCGGCGACGGACGACGGGCGAACCGCCCTGGACGTCGCCCTCCACCTCGTGCGCACCGGCGCCTGGAGTGTCGGGATCGGGGTCGGCGAGGTGCAGCGCCCGCTTCCCGACGACATCCGCGCGGCTCGCGGTCCCGCGTTCATCCACGCCCGCGACGCGGTCGACCGTGCGAAGCCGTCGCAGTGGCGGCTCGCGCTGACCGCCGCCGACGCCGACGCCGCGGAGGCCGACGGGGCGGAAGCGCTGATCCGCCTCCTCCTCGAACTGCGGGAGCGCCGCACCGGCCCGGGCTGGGAGGTCGCCGATCTGCTGTCGGAGGGGATGACGCAGAAGGAGATCGCGGCGCGGCTCGGCATCACCGAGACGGCGGTCAGTCTGAGGGCGAAGGCCGCGGGGCTCCGTGCCGAAGAGGCCGCGATCCCGGCGCTCGCGGCGGTGCTGGACGCGCTGAACCGGCGTCCGGGCCCCGTGCGAGACTGA
- a CDS encoding DUF4184 family protein encodes MPFTASHAVVALPFVRTPLVPAAIAIGAMTPDLPLFLRGWGIDYGRTHSLSWLPVTMLVALALLLVWRCLLRPAVRELLPREVARRIPAEWDASPAVALQQTFGGTTGRRLPQTALLLVSLALGVASHIAWDVFTHEGRWGTEILPVLDEDWGPLTGYKWLQHGSSVFGLVVLAICAVSVLHRRSPGGEPARLLPTTVRVIWWLSLPAALLLAWGVGLVAYGPLSPTWTVAHLAYRVLPPACAAWGALTLLLCAVIVVRRAAQRPRERRDASDTPGTSPDLPSPRA; translated from the coding sequence ATGCCCTTCACCGCCAGCCACGCGGTCGTCGCGCTGCCGTTCGTGCGGACGCCGCTCGTGCCGGCGGCCATTGCGATCGGAGCGATGACGCCCGACCTCCCGCTGTTCCTCCGTGGGTGGGGGATCGATTACGGCCGCACGCACAGCCTGTCCTGGCTGCCGGTGACGATGCTGGTGGCGCTGGCGCTGCTGCTGGTCTGGCGCTGCCTGCTGCGCCCGGCCGTCCGTGAGCTGCTGCCGCGCGAGGTGGCCCGTCGGATTCCCGCGGAATGGGATGCGAGCCCGGCCGTGGCACTGCAGCAGACCTTCGGCGGCACCACGGGCCGCCGACTCCCGCAGACCGCCCTGCTCCTCGTCTCGCTCGCCCTCGGGGTGGCGAGCCACATCGCCTGGGACGTGTTCACCCATGAGGGGCGCTGGGGCACGGAGATACTCCCCGTGCTCGACGAGGACTGGGGTCCTCTCACGGGCTACAAGTGGCTGCAGCACGGGTCGAGCGTCTTCGGGCTCGTGGTCCTCGCCATCTGCGCTGTGTCGGTCCTGCACAGGAGATCTCCCGGTGGGGAGCCCGCGCGCCTGCTGCCGACGACCGTGCGCGTCATCTGGTGGCTCTCCCTTCCCGCCGCGCTCCTCCTCGCGTGGGGAGTGGGCCTGGTGGCGTACGGCCCGCTCTCGCCGACCTGGACCGTCGCGCATCTCGCGTACCGGGTGCTGCCGCCGGCGTGTGCGGCGTGGGGCGCCCTGACGCTCCTGCTGTGCGCCGTCATCGTCGTGCGCCGTGCCGCACAGCGACCGAGGGAGCGCCGCGACGCGTCCGACACGCCCGGGACGTCGCCGGATTTGCCGAGTCCCCGAGCCTGA
- a CDS encoding HAD-IIA family hydrolase: MALFSRGRSAAEGTPLDGIDAVLADLDGVVYAGPGALPHAVESLNLAGRTRRLGYITNNASRTDASVAAHLTELGLDVRPVDVVTSPQAAMRLLAPRVAAGSTILVVGGEGLVVEVEKAGFTVTRSADDAPAAVVQGFAPEVGWGQLAEAAYALALPEDEGGIPWIATNTDWTIPQARGIAPGNGTLVSAVHTAVGRLAVVAGKPETPIFEEAVARFGAQHPLFIGDRLDTDIVGARRAGIPSVLVLTGIDRPKHVLAAGPDSRPDFIVGDLRELHEPYPRATTDGDVTTVRGASVQIDGADIRIVSEGDRPIDLVRAGAAAIWGSGRAIYGFRVPERLYHDPFHRP; this comes from the coding sequence ATGGCGTTGTTCTCCCGGGGCAGGTCCGCGGCGGAGGGGACTCCGCTCGACGGCATCGATGCGGTGCTCGCGGACCTCGACGGTGTCGTGTACGCCGGGCCCGGCGCGCTGCCCCATGCGGTCGAGAGCCTGAACCTCGCCGGACGCACGCGCCGGCTCGGGTACATCACCAACAACGCGTCGCGCACCGACGCGTCGGTGGCCGCTCACCTGACCGAGCTCGGGCTCGACGTCCGCCCCGTGGATGTCGTGACCAGCCCGCAGGCGGCGATGCGGCTCCTCGCGCCGCGCGTCGCCGCCGGGTCGACCATCCTCGTCGTCGGCGGTGAAGGTCTCGTCGTCGAAGTCGAGAAGGCGGGCTTCACGGTGACCCGCAGCGCCGACGACGCGCCCGCGGCCGTCGTGCAGGGCTTCGCCCCCGAGGTGGGCTGGGGGCAGCTGGCCGAGGCGGCGTACGCGCTCGCGCTGCCGGAGGACGAGGGCGGCATCCCGTGGATCGCGACCAACACCGATTGGACGATCCCGCAGGCCCGGGGCATCGCGCCGGGCAACGGCACGCTGGTGTCGGCGGTCCACACGGCGGTCGGCCGCCTCGCCGTCGTCGCCGGCAAGCCCGAGACGCCCATCTTCGAAGAGGCGGTGGCGCGGTTCGGGGCGCAGCATCCGCTCTTCATCGGCGACCGTCTCGACACCGACATCGTCGGCGCGCGGCGGGCGGGCATTCCGTCCGTCCTCGTCCTGACGGGCATCGACCGGCCCAAGCACGTGCTGGCGGCGGGGCCCGACTCGCGCCCGGACTTCATCGTCGGTGATCTCCGCGAACTCCACGAGCCCTATCCGCGGGCGACCACCGACGGCGATGTGACCACCGTCCGTGGCGCATCCGTGCAGATCGACGGCGCCGACATCCGCATCGTCAGCGAAGGGGATCGCCCGATCGACCTCGTCCGTGCCGGTGCTGCGGCGATCTGGGGGAGTGGACGCGCGATCTACGGCTTCCGGGTTCCGGAGCGCCTGTACCACGACCCGTTCCACCGGCCGTAG